In one window of Solanum pennellii chromosome 2, SPENNV200 DNA:
- the LOC107008649 gene encoding O-fucosyltransferase 8 isoform X1 produces the protein MGKQGSPRGRRVENQDLDISFGVKENEFRSLDMQYGGDPPVGRRLSGGDYNWDKVVLTKGMKNDSAKFAPCKGVYVGKRQMWWLHRHIRSIVFTLLLMGFLYLLDSLLFSIFDPAMLQNNFSLQGSSKAEVEMVPRAAKEGPVKLYERLLNMAASSLAEREFKQESSKLWEEPYPQASSWKPCADKTSPHVVRAGKPRNITGYILISANGGLNQQRVAVCNAVAVASLLNATLVIPKFLYSNVWKDPSQFGDIYQEDYFMDMLKDEVNIIKELPPNLKLLDVEAAGSLITDAELSKEATPDEYIKKILPLLLRNRVVHFLGYGNRLGFDPLSSELQRLRCKCNFHALKFVPEIQQIGSLLVRRIRRYDIARSTLDKQLLGNLIPHVPLRHYHAAEGPSKYLALHLRFEIDMVAYSMCEFGGGETEKSELQTYREVHFPLLLERLKKSKPLSPQELRKMGKCPLTPEEAGLVLAGLGFKHGTYIYLAGSDIYGGQSRMQALTTLYPNLVTKEDLLTPSELAPFRNFSSQLAALDFIACATSDVFAMTDSGSQLSSLVSGFRTYYGGGHAPTLRPSKKRLSAILSRNKTIGWHSFEGKIRKMIDEGQRVQVRGLGRSIYRHPRCKECMCRH, from the exons ATGGGGAAACAAGGGTCTCCTAGAGGCCGTCGAGTGGAGAATCAGGATTTAGATATATCATTTGGggtaaaagaaaatgaatttcgAAGTTTAGATATGCAATACGGAGGTGATCCTCCTGTAGGAAGAAGGTTATCAGGGGGAGATTATAATTGGGACAAAGTTGTTTTGACCAAAGGGATGAAAAATGACTCTGCGAAATTCGCTCCTTGTAAAGGAGTTTATGTTGGAAAGAGGCAAATGTGGTGGCTACATAGACATATTAGGTCTATTGTTTTCACATTGTTGTTAATGGGCTTTCTTTACCTTTTAGATTCTCTTCTGTTCTCGATTTTTGACCCTGCGATGCTACAGAACAATTTTTCTTTACAAGGCTCGAGTAAGGCCGAG GTGGAAATGGTACCGAGGGCAGCAAAAGAAGGTCCGGTGAAGCTGTATGAAAGGCTACTAAATATGGCTGCTTCTTCTCTTGCAGAG AGGGAGTTCAAGCAAGAGTCATCAAAGTTATGGGAGGAGCCATATCCTCAGGCATCATCATGGAAACCTTGTGCAGATAAAACTAGTCCACATG TTGTCAGGGCAGGGAAACCTAGAAACATCACTGGTTATATATTGATCAGTGCAAATGGAGGACTAAATCAACAAAGAGTTGCT GTCTGCAATGCCGTTGCTGTAGCATCTCTCCTAAATGCCACTTTGGTCATTCCCAAGTTTCTTTATAGCAATGTCTGGAAGGATCCTAG CCAGTTTGGGGATATATATCAAGAGGACTATTTCATGGATATGTTGAAGGATGAAGTCAATATCATAAAGGAGCTCCCTCCTAATCTGAAACTACTAGATGTCGAAGCAGCTGGAAGCCTT ATAACTGATGCTGAACTTTCAAAGGAAGCTACGCCTGATGAATACATCAAGAAAATACTACCCCTCCTCTTACGCAATCGAGTTGTTCACTTTCTAGGATATGGAAACAGACTCGGCTTTGACCCGTTGTCTTCTGAACTTCAG AGATTAAGGTGCAAGTGCAACTTCCATGCCTTGAAATTTGTGCCAGAGATCCAACAAATAGGTTCTTTACTGGTTAGGCGGATTCGGAGGTATGATATTGCTAGGAGCACATTGGATAAGCAACTTCTTGGAAACTTAATCCCTCATGTTCCCTTGAGACACTATCATGCAGCAGAAGGCCCTTCCAAGTACCTTGCTTTGCATTTAAGGTTTGAGATTGATATGGTGGCCTACTCTATGTGTGAGTTTGGTGGCGGAGAAACTGAGAAAAGTGAACTACAAACTTATCGAGAAGTCCACTTCCCTTTACTTCTTGAGCGTCTGAAGAAATCAAA GCCTCTTTCTCCACAGGAGCTAAGGAAGATGGGTAAATGTCCATTGACACCAGAAGAAGCAGGACTAGTTCTCGCTGGCCTCGGTTTCAAACATGGAACATACATCTATCTTGCTGGTTCTGACATATATGGAGGTCAATCAAGGATGCAAGCTTTAACTACCCTCTATCCCAACCTAGTGACCAAGGAAGATCTTCTCACACCAAGTGAACTAGCTCCATTTAGAAACTTTTCTTCTCAA CTTGCAGCATTAGATTTCATCGCGTGTGCAACATCTGATGTATTTGCCATGACAGACTCAGGAAGTCAGCTATCATCCCTAGTGTCGGGGTTCAGAACATATTATGGTGGTGGTCATGCTCCCACATTGAGGCCTAGTAAGAAGAGGCTTTCTGCAATTTTGTCAAGAAATAAGACCATAGGATGGCACAGTTTCGAAGGGAAGATAAGAAAGATGATTGATGAAGGTCAGAGAGTGCAGGTAAGAGGTTTGGGTCGTAGCATTTATCGACACCCCAGATGCAAAGAGTGCATGTGCAGGCATTAG
- the LOC107008649 gene encoding O-fucosyltransferase 8 isoform X2: protein MGKQGSPRGRRVENQDLDISFGVKENEFRSLDMQYGGDPPVGRRLSGGDYNWDKVVLTKGMKNDSAKFAPCKGVYVGKRQMWWLHRHIRSIVFTLLLMGFLYLLDSLLFSIFDPAMLQNNFSLQGSSKAEVEMVPRAAKEGPVKLYERLLNMAASSLAEREFKQESSKLWEEPYPQASSWKPCADKTSPHGKPRNITGYILISANGGLNQQRVAVCNAVAVASLLNATLVIPKFLYSNVWKDPSQFGDIYQEDYFMDMLKDEVNIIKELPPNLKLLDVEAAGSLITDAELSKEATPDEYIKKILPLLLRNRVVHFLGYGNRLGFDPLSSELQRLRCKCNFHALKFVPEIQQIGSLLVRRIRRYDIARSTLDKQLLGNLIPHVPLRHYHAAEGPSKYLALHLRFEIDMVAYSMCEFGGGETEKSELQTYREVHFPLLLERLKKSKPLSPQELRKMGKCPLTPEEAGLVLAGLGFKHGTYIYLAGSDIYGGQSRMQALTTLYPNLVTKEDLLTPSELAPFRNFSSQLAALDFIACATSDVFAMTDSGSQLSSLVSGFRTYYGGGHAPTLRPSKKRLSAILSRNKTIGWHSFEGKIRKMIDEGQRVQVRGLGRSIYRHPRCKECMCRH, encoded by the exons ATGGGGAAACAAGGGTCTCCTAGAGGCCGTCGAGTGGAGAATCAGGATTTAGATATATCATTTGGggtaaaagaaaatgaatttcgAAGTTTAGATATGCAATACGGAGGTGATCCTCCTGTAGGAAGAAGGTTATCAGGGGGAGATTATAATTGGGACAAAGTTGTTTTGACCAAAGGGATGAAAAATGACTCTGCGAAATTCGCTCCTTGTAAAGGAGTTTATGTTGGAAAGAGGCAAATGTGGTGGCTACATAGACATATTAGGTCTATTGTTTTCACATTGTTGTTAATGGGCTTTCTTTACCTTTTAGATTCTCTTCTGTTCTCGATTTTTGACCCTGCGATGCTACAGAACAATTTTTCTTTACAAGGCTCGAGTAAGGCCGAG GTGGAAATGGTACCGAGGGCAGCAAAAGAAGGTCCGGTGAAGCTGTATGAAAGGCTACTAAATATGGCTGCTTCTTCTCTTGCAGAG AGGGAGTTCAAGCAAGAGTCATCAAAGTTATGGGAGGAGCCATATCCTCAGGCATCATCATGGAAACCTTGTGCAGATAAAACTAGTCCACATG GGAAACCTAGAAACATCACTGGTTATATATTGATCAGTGCAAATGGAGGACTAAATCAACAAAGAGTTGCT GTCTGCAATGCCGTTGCTGTAGCATCTCTCCTAAATGCCACTTTGGTCATTCCCAAGTTTCTTTATAGCAATGTCTGGAAGGATCCTAG CCAGTTTGGGGATATATATCAAGAGGACTATTTCATGGATATGTTGAAGGATGAAGTCAATATCATAAAGGAGCTCCCTCCTAATCTGAAACTACTAGATGTCGAAGCAGCTGGAAGCCTT ATAACTGATGCTGAACTTTCAAAGGAAGCTACGCCTGATGAATACATCAAGAAAATACTACCCCTCCTCTTACGCAATCGAGTTGTTCACTTTCTAGGATATGGAAACAGACTCGGCTTTGACCCGTTGTCTTCTGAACTTCAG AGATTAAGGTGCAAGTGCAACTTCCATGCCTTGAAATTTGTGCCAGAGATCCAACAAATAGGTTCTTTACTGGTTAGGCGGATTCGGAGGTATGATATTGCTAGGAGCACATTGGATAAGCAACTTCTTGGAAACTTAATCCCTCATGTTCCCTTGAGACACTATCATGCAGCAGAAGGCCCTTCCAAGTACCTTGCTTTGCATTTAAGGTTTGAGATTGATATGGTGGCCTACTCTATGTGTGAGTTTGGTGGCGGAGAAACTGAGAAAAGTGAACTACAAACTTATCGAGAAGTCCACTTCCCTTTACTTCTTGAGCGTCTGAAGAAATCAAA GCCTCTTTCTCCACAGGAGCTAAGGAAGATGGGTAAATGTCCATTGACACCAGAAGAAGCAGGACTAGTTCTCGCTGGCCTCGGTTTCAAACATGGAACATACATCTATCTTGCTGGTTCTGACATATATGGAGGTCAATCAAGGATGCAAGCTTTAACTACCCTCTATCCCAACCTAGTGACCAAGGAAGATCTTCTCACACCAAGTGAACTAGCTCCATTTAGAAACTTTTCTTCTCAA CTTGCAGCATTAGATTTCATCGCGTGTGCAACATCTGATGTATTTGCCATGACAGACTCAGGAAGTCAGCTATCATCCCTAGTGTCGGGGTTCAGAACATATTATGGTGGTGGTCATGCTCCCACATTGAGGCCTAGTAAGAAGAGGCTTTCTGCAATTTTGTCAAGAAATAAGACCATAGGATGGCACAGTTTCGAAGGGAAGATAAGAAAGATGATTGATGAAGGTCAGAGAGTGCAGGTAAGAGGTTTGGGTCGTAGCATTTATCGACACCCCAGATGCAAAGAGTGCATGTGCAGGCATTAG